The following are encoded in a window of Streptomyces sp. Go-475 genomic DNA:
- a CDS encoding NAD(P)-binding domain-containing protein has product MTDNAVASRTPLTLLGAGAMGTALARAWLAAGHEVTVWNRTPSRAEALAADGATVARTAAEAVAAHRLVITCLLDDASVDGALDGADLTGRDLVNLTTGTPAEGRARAAWAEARGARFLDGGIMAVPPMIGVPDSGGYVFYSGSHEMFEEHRATLAVPAGTRYVGADPGFAALHDVALLSAMNGMFAGMAHAFALIGPEDIAPKDFAPLLVDWLTAIAPAAHQTADQLESGDYTKDVVSNLAMQAAGIPTFLRTAEEQHVSPELLTPYLELMKRRVDQGHGDEDGTGMIELLDLRRGA; this is encoded by the coding sequence ATGACCGACAACGCAGTTGCCTCCCGTACCCCGCTCACCCTTCTCGGCGCCGGAGCCATGGGCACGGCTCTCGCCCGCGCCTGGCTCGCCGCCGGTCACGAGGTGACCGTCTGGAACCGCACGCCCTCCCGCGCCGAGGCCCTCGCCGCCGACGGCGCCACCGTCGCCCGGACCGCCGCCGAGGCGGTGGCCGCGCACCGGCTGGTGATCACCTGCCTGCTCGACGACGCCTCCGTGGACGGGGCCCTCGACGGGGCCGACCTCACCGGGCGGGATCTGGTGAACCTCACCACCGGCACCCCTGCCGAGGGCCGGGCCCGGGCCGCCTGGGCGGAAGCGCGCGGTGCCCGTTTCCTGGACGGCGGGATCATGGCCGTACCGCCGATGATCGGCGTCCCGGACTCCGGCGGTTACGTCTTCTACAGCGGCTCCCACGAGATGTTCGAGGAGCACCGCGCCACCCTCGCCGTCCCGGCCGGCACCCGTTACGTCGGGGCCGACCCGGGCTTCGCCGCGCTGCACGACGTGGCCCTGCTGAGCGCGATGAACGGCATGTTCGCGGGCATGGCCCACGCCTTCGCCCTGATCGGCCCGGAGGACATCGCCCCGAAGGACTTCGCCCCGCTGCTCGTCGACTGGCTGACCGCGATAGCCCCGGCAGCGCACCAGACCGCCGACCAGCTGGAGAGCGGCGACTACACCAAGGACGTCGTCTCCAACCTCGCCATGCAGGCGGCCGGTATCCCCACGTTCCTGCGCACGGCCGAGGAACAGCACGTCAGCCCCGAGCTGCTGACGCCGTACCTGGAGCTGATGAAGAGGCGGGTGGACCAGGGGCACGGCGACGAGGACGGGACGGGGATGATCGAGCTGCTCGATCTGCGGCGCGGCGCCTAG
- a CDS encoding helix-turn-helix domain-containing protein, with protein MGTRERRPGGYVCGIDAAMDVIGGKWKVLILWALNERPCRFGELRRELPGVTEKVLASHLREMEADGLVHREAYDEVPPRVEYSLTARGRSLNAALEPLGEWGRANVLGAGGSPAAGQVREDDDVPLVTGAA; from the coding sequence ATGGGGACGAGGGAACGGCGGCCGGGCGGGTACGTCTGCGGCATCGACGCGGCGATGGACGTGATCGGCGGCAAGTGGAAGGTGCTCATCCTGTGGGCGCTGAACGAGCGGCCCTGCCGCTTCGGCGAGCTGCGCCGGGAGCTGCCGGGCGTCACGGAGAAGGTGCTCGCCTCGCACCTGCGGGAGATGGAGGCCGACGGGCTGGTGCACCGCGAGGCGTACGACGAGGTCCCGCCGCGCGTGGAGTACTCGCTGACCGCCCGGGGCCGCTCGCTGAACGCGGCACTGGAGCCGCTGGGGGAGTGGGGGAGGGCCAACGTCCTGGGAGCGGGAGGGTCACCGGCTGCCGGTCAGGTGCGCGAAGACGACGACGTTCCCCTGGTAACCGGTGCCGCGTGA
- a CDS encoding fumarylacetoacetate hydrolase family protein: MSTRLDNASPDTVPPAVVKAADLLAEAARTGAACPPVRTLFDDGGDLETAYAVQQLNVRRAQAVGRRIVGRKIGLTSASVQRQLGVDQPDFGVLFADMAVADGGRVPAGRLLQPKVEAEVALVLGRDLPHRECTVVDVLRAVDFALPALEIVDSRVRGWDITLVDTVADNASCGLYVLGGVPLPLTGVDLRAVTMSMTRNGDTVSEGSGADCLGGPLNAAVWLASALAERGDPLRAGDLLLTGALGPVAPAGPGDRFEASLSHLGTVGVEFTSEKNAA, translated from the coding sequence GTGTCGACCAGGCTCGACAACGCAAGCCCGGACACCGTGCCACCAGCGGTGGTCAAGGCAGCCGACCTGCTGGCGGAAGCCGCCCGTACCGGGGCCGCCTGTCCGCCGGTGCGCACGCTGTTCGACGACGGCGGCGATCTGGAGACCGCGTACGCCGTTCAGCAGCTGAACGTCCGGCGCGCCCAGGCCGTCGGCCGCCGGATCGTGGGCCGCAAGATCGGCCTCACTTCCGCGTCCGTGCAGCGCCAACTGGGCGTGGACCAGCCCGATTTCGGGGTGCTGTTCGCGGACATGGCGGTGGCCGACGGCGGCCGGGTGCCGGCCGGACGGTTGCTGCAGCCCAAGGTGGAGGCCGAGGTCGCGCTGGTGCTCGGCCGTGATCTGCCGCACCGCGAGTGCACCGTGGTGGACGTGCTGCGCGCGGTCGACTTCGCACTCCCGGCTCTGGAGATCGTGGACAGCCGGGTGCGGGGGTGGGACATCACCCTCGTCGACACGGTCGCCGACAACGCCTCCTGCGGGCTGTACGTCCTCGGCGGCGTCCCGCTGCCGCTCACCGGTGTCGATCTGCGCGCCGTGACGATGAGCATGACGCGGAACGGCGACACCGTCTCGGAGGGCAGCGGTGCCGACTGTCTCGGCGGCCCGCTCAACGCGGCCGTCTGGCTCGCCTCCGCCCTGGCCGAGCGGGGCGACCCGCTGCGCGCCGGAGACCTGCTGCTCACCGGAGCCCTGGGGCCGGTCGCTCCCGCCGGCCCCGGTGACCGGTTCGAGGCGTCCCTCAGCCACCTGGGCACCGTGGGTGTCGAGTTCACGAGTGAGAAGAACGCAGCATGA